A genomic stretch from Telmatocola sphagniphila includes:
- a CDS encoding TIM barrel protein, producing the protein MNRRTLLKTSLAAGLLAGTQTLQGEVLMNETKFKQSLASWCYSGGDKWTLDRLCQIAKELGCSSVELVTPAEFPTLQKHGLSCAMSGNTMPGVFKTGFNNLKYHDELVERTGKVIEACAAAKFPNVIGFIGYKYLEPEDPKSGTISRDDAIANSIKGLKRVMPIAEKLGVNVCIEHLNSRDGSHPMKGHPGYQGDDLELVAEVIRKVGSPRCKLLFDVYHVQIMHGDVIRRLEECKDILGHIHTAGNPGRGELDENQELNYKAIAKKLKEMKYDAFVGHEFLATKDPLECLKQAVQLFA; encoded by the coding sequence ATGAACCGACGCACTCTGCTGAAAACTTCTCTGGCCGCCGGGCTGCTGGCGGGGACACAAACGCTACAGGGCGAGGTATTGATGAACGAGACGAAATTCAAACAATCGCTGGCTTCCTGGTGTTATTCCGGCGGCGATAAGTGGACGCTGGACCGGCTCTGCCAGATCGCCAAGGAACTCGGCTGCAGTTCGGTGGAACTGGTCACCCCCGCCGAGTTTCCGACACTGCAGAAGCATGGGCTGAGTTGCGCGATGAGCGGTAATACCATGCCGGGCGTCTTCAAAACGGGTTTCAACAATCTCAAATATCACGACGAACTGGTAGAACGTACCGGCAAAGTCATCGAAGCGTGTGCCGCCGCCAAGTTTCCGAACGTTATCGGCTTCATCGGCTACAAGTACCTGGAGCCGGAAGATCCCAAAAGCGGCACGATTTCCCGCGACGACGCCATCGCCAACAGCATCAAGGGTCTGAAGCGGGTGATGCCAATCGCCGAGAAGTTGGGCGTCAACGTTTGCATCGAACACCTCAACAGCCGCGATGGCAGCCATCCGATGAAAGGACACCCGGGCTATCAGGGGGACGACCTGGAACTCGTGGCCGAGGTGATTCGCAAAGTCGGTTCCCCGCGCTGCAAACTGTTATTCGACGTTTACCACGTGCAGATCATGCACGGCGATGTGATTCGACGGCTGGAGGAGTGCAAAGACATCCTCGGCCATATCCATACTGCCGGGAATCCGGGTCGCGGCGAACTGGATGAAAATCAGGAATTGAATTATAAGGCGATTGCGAAAAAGCTGAAGGAAATGAAGTACGATGCCTTCGTCGGGCACGAATTTCTGGCGACCAAAGACCCGCTCGAGTGTTTGAAACAAGCGGTCCAGTTATTTGCTTAA
- a CDS encoding autotransporter-associated beta strand repeat-containing protein, which yields MVIRFKPRRLFASLGAACLFAANSPVQAQNYTWSSSAPGGNWSQSANWGGSAPSGASPTTTLTFGGTTTAGLTSSNDIANLQVNSITFNSTAGAYSISGNAIQFLNSGSTITQNSNSNISLPALTISNGLSINGSGTGTLTVNSLAFNSGGAGNQASLDTGSKVLVLNGDMSLDGSGVPNAVTVKGTIQLSAGNHTFNGLNYTGANAQDIVFSNVFQGSGGITYTGIDSVAITGVSTYTGATIFSSTTANYLGATNALPSASAVTVNSTLQFFTTDPSGGVTIGNFSQNIGSLAGAGSVNMGSASLTTGNDNTNTTFSGILSDDGSGSSTITKVGTGTWTLSGTNTFTGQLVIANGTVAVGSFAAPGNSSNLGATAASKNFILGGNGTTGFLQYTGSSAASYSRNFTLATGGSGGFLGNLGDLTLSGSISGSGNLIKAGTNNLILSGTNTFTGSITVTGGNLSLTGTANSSGNINLLGGKLTLDNTASALTRLGTTPTLTLNMGELNIIGNTVNPSGNIENFGALNVIGGTSANNRLTLTNSGSALQVTFSSLNVSNGSSLLIRGDNLGGSSGSYTRVLFTSAPGTTSAPLSGVLFDNSSSGTGLGLAAYSSTLGIVQFTAANTTGNIIDNINSPNTSTIANFTTGNGGSTLTINAGATIVALNFSNEFSTANFKNLYGSSGNNANAPAGTLVVSSGLIQVLNTATNVTVNGDTGGSTLSTAGGFTFNLNQNLTFASNMTLSAAGLTKLGAGSLVINGTNSIAGDYNISSGSVSIAGATTAGNLNISGSSVASFNSASTLNSINLSGTATVNFAGGSAGSISSSSSSTSLNLTGNLTLTGNSTTTFAGVISGGSASLITSSGSTGTLTLTNSNTFGGGLAVNGGTVYLANGNSAGTGTLTLNGGTVSYSGGTTTLAAAGLSFGTFGSSTLQVTTAGTVLTVAGVSGSGSWTFDGGQGITSTSRGGTLLINSTSVSSGGSLSVIGNGLVQLGANNALPSGINLNVTPGNVSNVGAGLDLQTFNQTVGNITATLGTSNSPITGQPIVQGSGTLTLNGDVSIVTSGSASYPLTINPSVVLSAGNHNFSTQAGGNSDVYHGDLQFLGSISGAGSVTLPSTSQGIIDFEVANTYTGTTSVLGGTLYLRGNNAIPSTSAVTQAAGTVIDFTGGNVLTSGTSSTFGSLTGAGSIILGSSSILTIGADNTSPAAYTGAISGGGSLTKIGTGTLILSGTNTYTGGTNVNAGSLRINGSLSTGAVQVSQGAIIGGNGSINGTLTVAAGGTIDIGSAPATVGTLRVGGSVTINGGTGGSTTNWNVDINGTTTSSADNLTLLSSSAVLNFVATGGNKINIQMNDLASGMVVNNDYTFKIATVSTGTGSTNIQSNGGVFTASQFTFSATNFAFTNQNIAINGDNLIISFTVIPVPEPATLLVFGSAGLGMLGWMRRRKNRKLTSTASIA from the coding sequence ATGGTAATTCGATTCAAGCCCCGTCGTCTCTTCGCCAGTCTGGGGGCTGCTTGCCTATTTGCCGCAAATTCCCCAGTTCAAGCCCAGAACTATACCTGGAGCAGCTCGGCCCCCGGTGGCAACTGGTCGCAGTCAGCCAACTGGGGCGGCAGCGCCCCGTCCGGCGCCTCCCCCACGACTACGCTCACTTTCGGAGGCACGACGACCGCCGGCCTGACTAGCTCCAACGATATTGCGAATCTTCAAGTAAACTCGATCACTTTCAACTCGACGGCCGGGGCTTATAGCATCTCCGGAAACGCCATTCAGTTCCTGAACAGCGGATCCACCATCACCCAAAATTCCAACAGTAATATCAGTCTACCTGCTTTGACTATCTCGAATGGGCTCAGCATCAACGGCTCGGGCACCGGAACTCTCACAGTTAATAGCCTGGCCTTCAACAGTGGCGGGGCCGGAAATCAGGCCAGTCTTGATACGGGATCGAAAGTGCTGGTTCTGAACGGCGATATGTCGCTGGATGGAAGCGGTGTACCGAATGCGGTGACTGTAAAAGGAACGATTCAACTGTCCGCGGGCAACCATACTTTCAATGGGTTGAACTATACCGGGGCGAATGCCCAGGACATCGTGTTCAGCAACGTCTTTCAGGGCTCCGGGGGCATCACTTATACCGGTATCGATTCTGTAGCCATCACGGGAGTCAGCACTTACACCGGTGCGACCATCTTCTCGAGCACTACTGCCAACTACCTGGGAGCCACCAACGCCCTGCCCTCGGCCAGCGCGGTCACCGTGAATTCCACTTTGCAATTCTTCACGACGGATCCCAGCGGCGGGGTGACCATTGGTAACTTCAGCCAGAACATCGGTTCGCTCGCGGGAGCGGGCTCGGTGAATATGGGCTCCGCCAGCCTGACCACCGGTAACGACAACACCAACACGACCTTTTCCGGTATTCTCAGCGACGATGGCTCGGGTAGCAGCACCATTACGAAAGTCGGAACAGGCACCTGGACTCTCAGCGGTACCAACACTTTCACCGGACAACTGGTCATCGCGAATGGCACAGTCGCCGTCGGTTCGTTCGCGGCCCCGGGAAACAGCAGTAATCTGGGAGCCACGGCGGCCAGTAAGAACTTTATTTTGGGGGGTAACGGCACCACGGGCTTCCTCCAATACACCGGATCGAGTGCCGCCAGTTACTCCCGTAACTTCACCTTGGCTACCGGCGGAAGCGGCGGTTTCCTCGGAAATCTCGGCGATTTGACCCTCTCGGGCAGTATTAGCGGCAGTGGGAATCTGATCAAAGCCGGAACCAACAACCTGATTTTAAGCGGTACGAACACCTTTACCGGTTCGATTACCGTCACCGGTGGGAATTTGAGTCTGACCGGAACCGCGAACTCTTCGGGCAATATTAACCTGCTCGGTGGAAAACTCACTCTCGATAATACGGCCTCGGCTTTGACTCGATTGGGAACCACTCCCACGCTGACCCTGAACATGGGCGAGTTGAACATCATCGGAAACACTGTGAATCCCAGCGGAAACATCGAAAACTTCGGTGCGCTCAATGTCATCGGGGGAACGAGCGCCAACAATCGCCTCACCCTGACGAATTCCGGCTCCGCTTTGCAAGTGACTTTTTCCAGTCTCAACGTCAGCAATGGCTCCAGCCTGCTGATTCGCGGCGACAATCTCGGCGGCAGCAGCGGCAGCTATACCCGCGTGCTGTTCACCAGCGCCCCCGGGACGACTTCGGCCCCCCTATCGGGCGTACTCTTCGATAATTCCTCCAGCGGCACGGGACTGGGACTGGCCGCTTACAGTTCCACTCTCGGCATCGTTCAGTTCACCGCGGCCAACACCACGGGGAACATCATCGACAACATCAATTCGCCCAATACTTCCACGATCGCCAACTTCACCACCGGCAACGGCGGCTCGACCTTGACCATCAACGCCGGGGCCACCATCGTCGCCCTGAACTTCAGCAACGAATTCAGCACGGCCAACTTCAAAAATCTCTACGGCTCCAGCGGCAACAACGCCAACGCTCCCGCCGGCACTCTGGTAGTCAGTAGTGGTCTGATCCAGGTCTTGAACACGGCCACCAATGTGACCGTGAACGGCGATACGGGAGGCAGCACCCTCAGCACCGCGGGAGGCTTCACTTTCAATTTGAATCAGAATCTCACCTTCGCTTCGAACATGACACTCAGCGCGGCCGGTCTGACAAAACTGGGGGCCGGTAGCTTGGTGATCAACGGGACGAATTCAATCGCCGGAGATTACAACATTTCCAGCGGAAGTGTGAGCATCGCCGGAGCCACGACCGCGGGGAACCTCAACATCAGCGGCTCTTCCGTGGCTTCCTTCAATAGTGCCAGCACTCTGAATTCGATCAATCTCAGTGGCACCGCAACAGTGAATTTTGCCGGCGGATCGGCCGGTAGCATCAGCTCGTCTTCCTCTTCGACATCTTTGAACCTGACCGGCAACCTCACTCTGACCGGCAATTCGACCACGACCTTCGCGGGTGTGATCAGTGGCGGATCGGCTTCGCTGATTACCAGTTCCGGCAGCACCGGCACTCTGACGCTAACCAACTCCAATACTTTCGGCGGTGGCTTGGCGGTTAACGGTGGAACGGTTTATCTGGCTAATGGCAACTCGGCCGGTACCGGCACGCTCACCCTCAACGGCGGGACCGTCAGTTATTCAGGCGGCACGACGACCCTGGCCGCAGCCGGATTGAGCTTTGGAACCTTCGGAAGTAGTACTCTGCAAGTGACCACGGCCGGAACGGTCCTCACCGTCGCTGGCGTTTCCGGCTCGGGCTCCTGGACCTTCGATGGCGGCCAAGGCATCACTTCGACCAGCCGTGGCGGAACCCTGCTCATCAATTCGACCTCGGTCTCCTCGGGCGGTTCGCTGTCGGTCATTGGCAACGGGCTGGTACAACTGGGAGCCAATAATGCCCTACCCAGCGGCATCAACTTAAATGTGACTCCCGGCAACGTCTCGAACGTTGGAGCCGGCCTGGATCTTCAGACGTTCAACCAGACGGTTGGCAACATTACAGCGACACTCGGCACCAGCAACTCGCCGATCACCGGCCAGCCCATCGTTCAGGGAAGCGGTACTTTAACGCTCAACGGCGATGTCAGCATTGTGACCTCCGGCTCGGCCAGCTATCCTCTGACCATCAATCCTTCGGTCGTACTGTCGGCGGGTAACCACAATTTCTCAACGCAGGCCGGCGGTAATTCGGATGTGTATCACGGCGATTTGCAGTTCCTCGGTAGCATCAGCGGCGCAGGCAGCGTGACACTGCCCTCCACTTCTCAAGGAATTATCGACTTCGAAGTCGCCAACACTTACACCGGCACAACTTCCGTGCTCGGCGGCACGCTGTACTTACGCGGCAATAATGCCATTCCCTCAACCAGTGCCGTCACCCAGGCGGCCGGGACGGTGATCGATTTCACCGGCGGGAACGTCCTCACCAGCGGTACCAGTTCTACCTTTGGTTCACTGACGGGAGCCGGCAGCATTATTCTCGGCTCTTCCTCAATACTGACAATCGGAGCCGATAACACCTCCCCCGCGGCCTACACGGGAGCCATCAGCGGCGGCGGCAGTCTTACGAAAATCGGAACCGGCACACTCATCCTCAGCGGAACGAACACGTACACCGGCGGGACCAACGTGAATGCCGGTAGCCTTCGCATTAACGGGTCCCTCTCCACGGGGGCCGTGCAAGTTTCGCAGGGGGCAATCATCGGCGGGAACGGCAGCATCAATGGCACTCTGACGGTCGCGGCCGGAGGGACGATCGACATTGGTAGTGCACCGGCAACTGTCGGTACCCTACGCGTCGGAGGCAGTGTCACCATTAATGGCGGTACCGGGGGCTCGACGACCAACTGGAATGTCGACATCAACGGTACGACTACCAGCAGCGCCGACAATTTGACGCTGCTCAGTAGCTCGGCGGTTTTGAATTTCGTCGCCACCGGCGGCAACAAAATCAACATTCAGATGAATGATCTGGCGTCGGGTATGGTGGTGAATAACGACTACACATTCAAGATTGCTACCGTTTCGACCGGCACGGGATCGACGAACATCCAGAGCAACGGCGGCGTGTTCACCGCCTCGCAGTTCACCTTCTCGGCAACGAATTTCGCATTCACCAATCAGAACATCGCCATCAATGGCGACAACCTGATCATCTCGTTCACGGTGATTCCCGTGCCCGAACCCGCCACACTGCTGGTGTTTGGTTCGGCCGGACTGGGAATGCTGGGGTGGATGCGAAGGCGCAAAAATCGCAAACTTACCAGCACCGCCTCGATTGCGTAA
- the rsgA gene encoding ribosome small subunit-dependent GTPase A gives MGKKKKVRVELRKNRSKPPRDHSWTKGFGEHGFEELAPLSDERVRPKGELSRHRTIIQEHSAVRSAEMEMPTVSMDGCLHGRVLRVHGLQSVVQTLDGAIYRCTVRRLLKSLVTDERSVVTCGDRVWFRPAADNEGMIEVVDPRHGILTRESRRREHVLVANVDQVVIVLSLVEPDLKPHLIDRYLASARQGSLKPIIVLNKSDLAETVPLQSLIGAYSQLGITTLLTSAKTGQGIERLRRFLANRSSVFSGQSGVGKSSLLNAIQDGLTLRVSHVSDVNQKGRHTTTTAELIPLQFGGWVVDTPGIRQMQIWDVRPEEVEGFFVEFHPLVPLCGFPDCMHTHEENCAVKKAVDQGLIGSRRYHSYIGMFEEAKGKVKHA, from the coding sequence ATGGGTAAAAAGAAAAAAGTCCGCGTCGAGTTGCGGAAGAACCGCTCCAAGCCACCCCGGGATCATTCCTGGACCAAAGGCTTCGGGGAGCATGGCTTTGAAGAGCTGGCTCCCTTGTCCGATGAACGCGTCCGTCCCAAAGGGGAACTTTCCCGCCATCGCACCATTATTCAGGAACACTCCGCCGTACGATCTGCCGAGATGGAGATGCCCACGGTTAGTATGGACGGCTGTCTGCATGGCCGGGTGCTTCGCGTGCACGGTCTGCAAAGTGTCGTCCAAACGCTCGACGGCGCGATTTACCGCTGCACCGTCCGCCGTCTGCTGAAAAGCCTGGTAACCGATGAACGAAGCGTGGTGACTTGCGGCGACCGAGTCTGGTTCCGCCCGGCCGCCGATAACGAAGGCATGATCGAGGTTGTTGATCCGAGGCATGGTATTCTCACCCGCGAATCCCGCCGGCGCGAGCACGTGCTGGTGGCCAATGTCGATCAAGTGGTCATTGTCTTGTCGCTGGTGGAACCCGATCTCAAACCCCACCTGATCGATCGCTATCTGGCCAGTGCCCGCCAGGGGTCGCTGAAGCCGATCATCGTCCTCAACAAATCCGATCTGGCGGAGACGGTGCCGCTGCAATCGCTCATCGGGGCCTATTCTCAGCTCGGCATTACCACCCTTTTGACCTCCGCGAAGACCGGCCAGGGAATCGAACGGCTACGGCGTTTTTTGGCCAACCGCTCCAGCGTGTTTTCCGGCCAATCGGGCGTCGGCAAATCGTCGCTGCTCAATGCCATTCAGGATGGGCTGACTCTGCGCGTCTCGCACGTATCCGACGTGAATCAAAAAGGACGGCATACCACTACCACGGCCGAATTGATTCCGCTGCAATTCGGCGGCTGGGTTGTCGATACGCCGGGTATTCGCCAGATGCAGATCTGGGATGTTCGACCCGAGGAAGTAGAAGGATTCTTTGTGGAATTTCATCCGCTCGTACCGCTTTGCGGTTTTCCCGATTGCATGCACACTCACGAAGAGAATTGCGCTGTGAAAAAAGCCGTCGATCAGGGACTCATCGGCTCCCGCCGCTATCACAGCTACATCGGCATGTTCGAAGAAGCCAAGGGCAAAGTCAAACACGCGTAA
- a CDS encoding glycosyltransferase family 2 protein, with product MRTCRIIIVNYRTKELVADCLQSLEAEMRQEPGCHVIIADNASPDDSVGYLKNIIAQHNWTWASVLPLPKNGGFSYGNNAGIRPLFETDNDIRYIHLLNPDTIVRPGAISRLLDFLEEHSEVGIAGSFLEEIDGTPQCAAFNFHSVLSEFERGLRFGLVTKILHRQMVAPPPGGPTRRVNWVSGASMMIRREVFEDIGLFDEDYFLYYEETDFELRARRAGWPIWHVAESKVVHLEGASTGVTGAGRALKRVPSYWFESRRRYFRKHHGSGYEFMANLAYASAYGAWRIRRKLQGKPDPDPPRLWQDFVRFNFGLGR from the coding sequence ATGCGAACCTGCCGGATCATCATCGTCAATTACCGGACGAAAGAACTCGTAGCCGATTGTCTGCAATCCCTTGAAGCGGAAATGCGCCAGGAGCCCGGTTGTCACGTGATAATCGCTGACAATGCTTCACCGGACGATTCGGTAGGGTATTTGAAAAACATCATCGCCCAGCACAACTGGACTTGGGCGAGTGTGCTGCCGTTACCCAAAAACGGCGGCTTTTCCTACGGCAACAATGCCGGCATCCGGCCACTGTTCGAAACCGACAACGACATTCGCTACATTCATCTTCTGAATCCGGATACGATTGTCCGACCCGGTGCGATCAGCCGACTGCTCGATTTTCTGGAAGAGCATTCCGAAGTTGGAATCGCGGGGAGTTTTCTGGAAGAGATCGATGGCACGCCGCAGTGCGCGGCATTCAACTTTCACAGCGTGTTGAGCGAGTTCGAGCGCGGGCTCCGGTTCGGCCTGGTCACAAAAATTTTGCACCGGCAGATGGTGGCCCCGCCGCCGGGTGGGCCGACGCGGCGGGTGAACTGGGTCTCCGGCGCCAGCATGATGATCCGGCGCGAAGTGTTCGAAGATATCGGCTTATTCGACGAAGATTATTTTCTGTATTACGAAGAGACCGATTTTGAATTGCGGGCGCGTCGCGCCGGCTGGCCGATCTGGCATGTGGCCGAGAGCAAAGTGGTGCATCTGGAAGGGGCCAGCACCGGCGTGACCGGGGCCGGTAGGGCTCTGAAGAGAGTGCCCTCCTACTGGTTCGAATCGCGCCGTCGCTATTTCCGCAAGCATCACGGCAGCGGCTATGAATTCATGGCGAATTTAGCTTACGCATCCGCCTATGGGGCCTGGCGGATTCGCCGTAAGCTGCAGGGCAAGCCCGATCCCGATCCACCTCGGTTATGGCAGGATTTCGTTCGTTTCAACTTCGGGCTGGGGCGCTGA
- the hflX gene encoding GTPase HflX, producing the protein MTFRSPFISTSFENDRESTSVRQEKAILVSVALPDRPWLSDDPCDEIRGLAESAGAKIVGELTQKKHDVNPGTYIGKGKLDELHQLVEATEADVIIFDNDLSPGQVKNLEKATSIKVIDRSELILDIFATRARTVESRLQVELAQLEYSLPRLKQMWTHLSRLGGGGIGTRGPGETQLEEDRRIVGGRIRDLKNKLVEVQARKEREVASRREEHTVSLVGYTNAGKSRLMNVLTKSDVLVKNQLFSTLDTRTRQWRLKDWGKVLLSDTVGFIRNLPHHLVASFKATLEEARQAKLLLHVVDASNPAVEEHISAVNKVLKELGCDKKAMILVLNKIDAMPNNRDDLIFLKNMYPKAIAISGLTGEGLDDLTDAVIEALTMDFVDAEVTCPQSQGKVLSYLNTHADIYRQEFKEDQVLMLLRLPRHLLYHIAGEGVVVKEVEARKPVSAPQPEVETNEILP; encoded by the coding sequence TTGACCTTCCGGAGTCCGTTCATCAGCACATCATTCGAAAATGATCGGGAAAGTACGTCGGTTCGCCAGGAAAAGGCGATTCTCGTATCGGTGGCTTTACCCGATCGTCCCTGGCTATCCGACGACCCCTGCGACGAGATCCGCGGTCTGGCCGAAAGCGCCGGGGCCAAAATTGTCGGCGAACTCACGCAGAAGAAACACGATGTCAATCCCGGTACTTACATAGGCAAAGGCAAACTCGATGAGCTTCATCAGTTGGTCGAAGCGACCGAAGCGGATGTGATCATTTTCGACAATGATCTCTCGCCGGGGCAAGTCAAGAACCTCGAGAAAGCCACGAGCATCAAGGTCATCGATCGCAGCGAACTGATTCTCGATATTTTTGCGACCCGCGCCCGTACGGTAGAAAGCCGGCTGCAGGTCGAACTGGCTCAACTCGAATATAGCCTTCCCCGCTTGAAACAGATGTGGACCCACTTGTCGCGACTGGGTGGCGGCGGCATCGGGACCCGCGGTCCCGGGGAAACGCAGCTTGAAGAAGACCGCCGGATTGTTGGCGGCCGAATTCGCGATCTCAAGAACAAGCTGGTCGAAGTGCAGGCCCGCAAAGAGCGGGAAGTCGCCAGTCGCCGCGAGGAACATACGGTCAGTCTGGTGGGGTATACCAACGCCGGCAAAAGCCGCTTGATGAACGTGCTCACCAAGTCCGATGTGCTGGTGAAAAATCAACTCTTCTCCACGCTCGATACGCGCACCCGGCAGTGGCGGCTCAAGGATTGGGGCAAAGTCCTGCTCTCCGATACCGTAGGTTTCATTCGCAATCTGCCCCACCATCTGGTGGCCTCCTTCAAAGCGACCCTCGAGGAAGCCCGGCAGGCGAAACTCCTGCTGCACGTGGTCGATGCCTCCAACCCGGCCGTGGAAGAACATATCAGTGCGGTGAATAAGGTGCTCAAAGAACTGGGCTGCGACAAAAAGGCGATGATTCTGGTTCTCAACAAGATCGATGCCATGCCGAACAATCGGGACGATTTGATCTTCCTGAAGAACATGTACCCCAAGGCGATTGCCATCAGCGGGCTGACCGGAGAAGGTCTCGACGATTTGACCGATGCCGTGATCGAAGCGCTGACGATGGATTTCGTCGATGCCGAGGTGACCTGTCCCCAAAGTCAGGGGAAAGTGCTTTCCTACCTGAATACTCACGCAGATATCTATCGCCAGGAGTTCAAGGAGGATCAGGTGTTGATGCTCCTGCGACTGCCTCGGCATCTGCTCTATCACATTGCCGGGGAAGGGGTCGTCGTCAAGGAAGTGGAAGCCAGAAAACCGGTTTCAGCGCCCCAGCCCGAAGTTGAAACGAACGAAATCCTGCCATAA
- a CDS encoding tetratricopeptide repeat protein: MHTCLFVIFLAPGFQIDERPEKWVVPPTKAMARSSEALTLFALGAMYAREERLLLAVSTLESAALLDPEAASIQRELVPIYLSLGRADDAKISCEKVLKQEPQDYQSRFQLARLREAQGDLKGAIEDLRLGLASPHLKGAPERRYLMQTALTSYLERTKDIAGAIASEREVVAIFTRYKDQFLDNAIFTDQRMIAAQAEAYEKLGTLHQSLKQFSEAVEPYKKARDLYLELKEDKERFSAVRLNWYLSDIAYQRGEFAESLKLLDSYILYQPNEKAPYSRKVELLRKLNRSAEILPMLEKEIARQSHQTGLKLIYAHELARTPGREAEAEKILEALIEKTTTNEPIQELLEMYQEQGRFQALVDRFNQLVMQSTPPEDRYSPERANAQRLIPLFCSCLNHSRELSTQTITFLVKQMKDNPNYHVRTWYLFGYLALFQEDRNSSEILLKKSLELPVPPYQRNLRPTVISDLMTLYSSARDWKKVIAFAKEELKTETQLPQLVEFNLTWNLARAQDHEGLWDESLKTIEQMLTQAQADQRLAIQCMRCDVLSRANRPAEAIRELEELLQKPLTAQEIYRVRATYSRVLQDAGKIEEAEKQLRLWYEQNPNDPLVNNNLGYFLLEFKGSLDESERLIRKAIQEDARLIPQRQAAKLPTETSAYLDSLGWVLHKQGKHLEAKEYLLRALNLSKAEDVTGEEWEHLGDVHVALKELTEAREAFDKAIGAYQADVWSLQKHKADSAKKKKEQLK; this comes from the coding sequence ATGCATACTTGCTTATTTGTAATATTCCTAGCCCCCGGGTTTCAGATCGACGAACGCCCTGAAAAATGGGTTGTTCCACCTACGAAGGCGATGGCTCGCTCCTCCGAGGCGCTGACTCTTTTTGCCCTCGGCGCTATGTACGCCCGGGAAGAACGCTTATTGCTGGCCGTCAGCACCCTCGAAAGCGCGGCCTTGCTCGATCCGGAAGCGGCCAGTATTCAAAGAGAACTGGTCCCGATCTATCTCAGTCTGGGCCGAGCCGACGATGCCAAAATTTCCTGCGAAAAAGTCCTGAAGCAAGAACCGCAGGATTATCAATCGCGCTTTCAACTGGCTCGCTTGCGCGAGGCTCAGGGCGATCTCAAGGGGGCCATCGAGGATCTGCGGCTGGGTCTGGCCAGCCCGCATTTGAAAGGGGCGCCCGAGCGAAGATACCTGATGCAGACGGCGCTGACCAGTTACCTCGAACGCACTAAGGACATTGCCGGGGCCATCGCATCGGAGCGCGAAGTAGTAGCTATTTTTACTCGCTACAAGGATCAGTTTTTAGATAACGCGATATTCACTGATCAAAGAATGATTGCCGCCCAGGCCGAGGCCTACGAAAAGCTCGGCACCCTGCATCAGTCCCTGAAACAATTTTCCGAAGCGGTGGAGCCCTACAAAAAAGCCCGGGACCTCTATCTGGAACTGAAGGAAGATAAAGAACGTTTCTCGGCCGTCCGTCTTAACTGGTATCTCTCCGATATCGCTTACCAGCGCGGCGAGTTCGCCGAGTCGCTGAAATTGCTCGACAGCTACATCCTCTACCAACCCAACGAAAAGGCTCCGTACAGCCGTAAAGTCGAGCTGCTGCGCAAACTGAATCGCTCTGCCGAAATCCTGCCGATGCTCGAGAAGGAAATCGCCCGGCAGAGCCATCAGACCGGTCTGAAGCTCATCTACGCGCACGAACTGGCCCGCACCCCGGGGCGCGAAGCGGAGGCTGAAAAGATCCTGGAGGCCCTGATTGAAAAGACCACGACCAACGAGCCGATTCAGGAACTGCTGGAAATGTATCAGGAACAGGGGCGCTTTCAGGCTCTCGTCGACCGCTTCAATCAGCTGGTCATGCAATCCACCCCGCCGGAAGATCGCTACTCACCGGAACGGGCCAACGCTCAGCGATTGATTCCGCTGTTCTGTTCCTGTTTGAATCATTCCCGGGAGCTGTCGACCCAGACGATCACTTTTTTGGTGAAGCAGATGAAGGACAATCCCAACTATCATGTCCGGACTTGGTACCTGTTCGGCTATCTGGCCCTCTTCCAGGAAGATCGGAATTCGAGTGAAATCCTCCTCAAAAAATCGCTGGAATTGCCGGTCCCGCCGTATCAGCGAAATCTTCGCCCGACGGTTATTTCCGACCTGATGACTCTGTATAGCTCCGCGCGGGATTGGAAAAAAGTCATCGCTTTCGCCAAAGAAGAACTCAAAACGGAAACCCAGCTGCCACAACTCGTCGAGTTCAATCTCACCTGGAATCTGGCTCGGGCACAGGATCACGAGGGACTTTGGGACGAATCGTTGAAAACCATCGAGCAGATGCTGACGCAGGCCCAGGCCGATCAGCGGTTGGCCATTCAGTGTATGCGCTGCGATGTGTTATCGCGGGCAAATCGCCCGGCGGAAGCGATCCGCGAATTGGAAGAGCTGCTTCAGAAACCGCTGACGGCTCAGGAGATCTACCGCGTCCGGGCGACCTATAGCCGGGTTCTGCAGGACGCCGGGAAAATTGAGGAAGCCGAGAAACAGCTACGGCTCTGGTACGAACAGAATCCGAACGACCCGCTGGTGAATAATAACCTCGGCTATTTTTTGTTGGAATTCAAGGGTTCCCTCGACGAGTCCGAGCGCCTGATTCGCAAGGCCATCCAGGAAGATGCCCGACTGATCCCGCAACGGCAGGCCGCTAAGCTGCCCACTGAGACCAGTGCCTATCTGGACAGCCTGGGCTGGGTGCTGCACAAGCAGGGCAAGCATCTCGAGGCAAAAGAATATTTGCTGCGCGCATTGAACCTCAGCAAAGCGGAGGATGTCACTGGAGAGGAATGGGAACATCTGGGAGATGTGCATGTTGCCTTGAAAGAACTGACTGAAGCCCGGGAAGCCTTCGACAAAGCGATCGGGGCTTATCAGGCCGATGTCTGGAGCCTCCAGAAGCATAAAGCCGACTCTGCAAAAAAGAAGAAAGAACAGCTGAAGTAA